DNA from Terriglobales bacterium:
CTCCGACAACCGCACCGCATCTTCCATCGCCTTCTTCGTGACCTTGCCGCCGACGGTGAAGATCAGCTTGATCCGCGTGTAGACCTGCGGCGGATCGGTCGCGCGCTCCGCTTCCGCGCGCACCTCCAGCGACGTGAACGGCTCCCGCTTCTTGCGCAGGATGATGTCGATGTCCGTCGCCGTGCACGCGCACAGCCCCATCAGCACCAGCTCCATCGGGCTCGGCGCGGTGTTGCGCTCGCGGTTCGAGTCGACCGCGATGGAGTGGCCGGATGCCTTGACGGTGAACAGCTCTACCCCGACGCGAACGGCGAGCGCATTTACGACTTTCGGCTTGGTCATTTACGATTTTCCCACTCGCGCGGTCAGCTGCGCCGCCGCGAAGATTGCGAGCAACTCGTTGGTTTCGTTCGTGAGCAAGGCTAGTCGCTCGGCACGAACAATGCCGGACTCCACGAGCAGTTCGAGCCAGTACACGCTCTCGTCCAGCTCCTCGACCACGATCCCGAGCTTTGCGATGAACTCAGCTCGTGAGCGGCCTCGGCATGCCGCTCGATAGTTCGCACCGACCGAAGTCCCGCTGCGCAACAACTGGCGTCCGATGACACGCGCTTCCTCGGTTCGCGGCAACGCGCGGAATAGCTTGATGACCCTGAGCGCGAACTGCTTGGTCCGGTTCTTGAACTCTTCCGTCCGCGTCATGATGGGCTCCTCTCGGGGGGACAAGTCGCAAATGACCACGTCGTAAGTCGCAAATGACCATGCCGTAGGTCGTGGTCAGCGCCGGTTATCCGTCTGCGGCTCCGTGTGGATGAGCACCTTGAACAGCTCCGGCGCTTCCTGCTTGAACCGTATTTCCAGCTCCGTCGAG
Protein-coding regions in this window:
- a CDS encoding OsmC family protein yields the protein MTKPKVVNALAVRVGVELFTVKASGHSIAVDSNRERNTAPSPMELVLMGLCACTATDIDIILRKKREPFTSLEVRAEAERATDPPQVYTRIKLIFTVGGKVTKKAMEDAVRLSEEKYCSVSAMLQKTAKITTEVRYAE
- a CDS encoding four helix bundle protein; its protein translation is MTRTEEFKNRTKQFALRVIKLFRALPRTEEARVIGRQLLRSGTSVGANYRAACRGRSRAEFIAKLGIVVEELDESVYWLELLVESGIVRAERLALLTNETNELLAIFAAAQLTARVGKS